A window from Ovis canadensis isolate MfBH-ARS-UI-01 breed Bighorn chromosome 4, ARS-UI_OviCan_v2, whole genome shotgun sequence encodes these proteins:
- the TRIL gene encoding TLR4 interactor with leucine rich repeats, translating to MEAARALRFLLVVCGCLALPPWAQPVCPERCDCQHPQHLLCTNRGLRAVPKTSSLPSPQDVLTYSLGGNFITNITAFDFHRLGQLRRLDLQYNQIRSLHPKTFEKLSRLEELYLGNNLLQALAPGTLAPLRKLRILYANGNEIGRLSRGSFEGLESLVKLRLDGNALGALPDAVFAPLGNLLYLHLESNRIRFLGKNAFAQLGKLRFLNLSANELQPSLRHAATFAPLRSLSTLILSANNLQHLGPRVFQHLSRLGLLSLRGNQLTHLAPEAFWGLEALRELRLEGNRLSQLPVALLEPLHSLEALDLSGNELSALHPTVFGRLGRLRELSLRDNALSALSGDIFAASPALYRLDLDGNGWTCDCRLRGLKRWMGDWHSQGRLLTVFVQCRHPPALRGKYLDYLDDQQLQNGSCTDPASSVPPIADNKRRPLPTAPGEAVAPPAGALAEELLPQPQPQQRSRVLPGMAWDGAARELSGNRSSLRLSRRGPGLQQPGSNAAAAAGTAPHPLDLLEKPERAHPTPSDPGPAEPTQTATLSSAPAGDPWQRAAKQRLEAQQQESAAQSDGGVGLPPLVSDPCDFNKFILCNLTVEAVGADSASVRWAVREHRSPRPLGGARFRLLFDRFGQQPKFHRFVYLPERSDSATLRELRGDTPYLVCVEGVLGGRVCPVAPRDHCAGLVTLPEPGSQGGVDYQLLTLALLAVNALLVLLALAAWASRWLRRKLRARRKGGAPVHVRHMYSTRRPLRSMGTGVSADFSGFQAHRPRTTVCALSEADLIEFPCDRFMDSGGGGAGGSLRREDHLLQRFAD from the coding sequence ATGGAGGCTGCCCGCGCCTTGCGCTTCCTCCTCGTGGTGTGCGGCTGCCTTGCGCTCCCGCCGTGGGCCCAGCCGGTGTGTCCGGAGCGCTGCGACTGCCAGCACCCCCAGCACCTCCTGTGCACCAACAGAGGGCTCCGCGCCGTGCCCAAGACCAGCTCGCTACCGAGCCCACAGGACGTGCTCACCTACAGCCTCGGGGGCAACTTCATAACCAACATCACGGCCTTCGACTTCCACCGCCTGGGGCAGCTCAGACGGCTGGACCTGCAGTACAACCAGATCCGCTCGCTGCACCCCAAGACCTTCGAGAAGCTCTCGCGGCTGGAGGAGCTCTACCTGGGCAACAATCTCTTGCAGGCGCTCGCCCCGGGCACCCTGGCCCCGCTGCGCAAGCTGCGCATCCTCTACGCCAACGGGAACGAGATCGGTCGCCTCAGCCGCGGTTCCTTCGAGGGCCTGGAGAGCCTGGTCAAGTTGCGACTGGACGGGAACGCCCTGGGGGCGCTGCCGGATGCCGTCTTTGCCCCCCTGGGTAACTTGCTCTACCTACATCTGGAGTCCAACCGGATCCGCTTTCTGGGCAAGAACGCCTTCGCCCAACTGGGGAAGCTGCGCTTTCTCAACCTCTCTGCCAACGAGCTGCAGCCCTCCCTACGCCATGCGGCCACCTTCGCACCGCTGCGCTCCCTCTCCACCCTCATCCTCTCGGCCAACAACCTGCAGCACCTAGGGCCGCGCGTCTTCCAGCACCTGTCGCGCCTCGGCCTACTTTCACTCAGGGGCAACCAGCTCACGCACCTCGCGCCCGAGGCTTTTTGGGGGTTAGAGGCCTTACGCGAGCTGCGCCTGGAGGGCAATCGGCTGAGCCAGCTGCCTGTGGCACTGCTGGAACCTCTGCATAGCCTGGAGGCGCTGGACCTGAGCGGCAATGAGCTGTCGGCTCTGCACCCCACTGTCTTTGGCCGCTTGGGCCGGCTGCGTGAGCTCAGCTTGCGCGACAACGCGCTCAGCGCTCTCTCCGGGGACATCTTCGCAGCCAGCCCGGCCCTCTACCGGCTGGATCTAGACGGCAATGGCTGGACCTGTGACTGCCGGCTGCGGGGTCTGAAGCGCTGGATGGGCGACTGGCACTCACAGGGCCGGCTCCTCACCGTTTTCGTGCAGTGTCGCCACCCTCCGGCCCTGCGGGGCAAGTACCTGGATTATCTGGATGACCAGCAACTGCAGAACGGGTCTTGCACAGATCCCGCGTCCTCGGTTCCCCCGATTGCCGACAACAAGCGGCGGCCCCTACCCACAGCTCCAGGAGAGGCGGTGGCGCCCCCTGCAGGTGCCCTCGCGGAGGAGCTGCTGCCGCAGCCACAGCCACAGCAGCGGAGTCGAGTTCTGCCAGGGATGGCCTGGGATGGGGCGGCCAGGGAGCTTTCGGGTAACCGCAGCTCCCTAAGGCTGAGTCGGCGGGGCCCAGGCCTCCAGCAGCCGGGCTCCAACGCCGCTGCTGCCGCGGGCACGGCGCCACACCCTCTGGACctcctcgagaagcctgagcgggcACATCCGACTCCGTCGGATCCTGGCCCCGCGGAACCCACCCAGACGGCCACGCTCTCCTCTGCGCCCGCCGGCGACCCCTGGCAGCGCGCGGCGAAACAGCGCCTGGAGGCGCAGCAGCAGGAGAGCGCCGCCCAGTCCGACGGCGGGGTCGGCCTGCCGCCGCTGGTATCCGACCCATGTGACTTCAATAAGTTCATCCTGTGCAACCTGACGGTGGAGGCAGTGGGCGCCGACAGCGCCTCGGTACGCTGGGCTGTGCGCGAGCACCGCAGCCCAAGGCCGCTGGGCGGCGCGCGCTTCCGCCTGCTCTTCGACCGCTTTGGCCAGCAGCCTAAATTCCACCGCTTCGTCTACCTGCCCGAGCGCAGCGACTCGGCCACGCTGCGCGAGCTGCGCGGAGACACCCCCTACCTGGTGTGCGTGGAGGGCGTGCTCGGTGGTCGGGTCTGCCCGGTGGCTCCCCGCGACCACTGCGCGGGGCTGGTCACCctgccagagcctgggagccagggTGGCGTTGACTACCAACTGCTGACCTTGGCCCTGCTGGCCGTCAACGCGCTGCTGGTGCTCCTGGCCTTGGCAGCCTGGGCGTCGCGCTGGCTGCGGAGGAAGCTGCGGGCTAGGCGGAAGGGCGGGGCTCCCGTCCACGTTCGCCACATGTACTCTACCCGACGACCTCTGCGCTCCATGGGCACTGGCGTGTCCGCAGACTTCTCTGGCTTCCAGGCGCACCGGCCGCGCACCACCGTGTGCGCGCTCAGCGAAGCGGACCTCATCGAGTTCCCGTGCGACCGCTTCATGGACAGCGGGGGCGGCGGCGCAGGCGGCAGCCTCCGGCGGGAGGACCATCTCCTGCAGCGGTTTGCTGACTAG